Genomic segment of Falco peregrinus isolate bFalPer1 chromosome 5, bFalPer1.pri, whole genome shotgun sequence:
GGCTGGGAATGTCCTCCAGAgccacagccccagctgtgcccgcaAGGCAGAGATCAGCCCAAATCCTTTTGTTCTCGGGTTCTGTCTGTGCCagctctctcctgctgcaggagagggtACCTGGTGCGCAGGGTCCCTTCCCTAGTCCCCAGCGTGATGGGCAAGGCTGGATGGGGACTTGCTGGCCCTGATAACTGGGCTGCCACCTCACAGGCACCGGTGAAACCCCCACTCTGAGCACTCTGGACTTCTACATGGCCAAACTGCACAGTGCCATCGAGAGCAACCCGCTGCAGCATGAGAAGCTGGTGGTGCGCATCAAGGAGATCCTGTCCCGGATAGCCAGGTGAGCTGGGTAGGGCTGGCCAGAGCCCAGGGGTCCTGGAGGGCACTGGGACCACCGGGTCAGCCTGTGGCAGGGCGGGTGATGGGAGCTGAGCAGGGAAGGTGTGGGCAGAGGGACTCGGAGTTCCTCTGGGTGGCTGTTGGGGAGAGAAGCCAGCCCCTCGTAATTCAGCtttgccttcctccctcttCAGTGAACACTTGTGAAGAGGACCAGTCCCTCCCGGAGCCCGGGGCCGGCCGGACCACGGCCCTGTCCCTTGGAGCTCATGCAAGGGACAGTCTCTGCTGGTGGTCCGGCTGCTTCCCCCTCCACCCCGCTCACCTCGCTTGGAGAAGTGAGCTGGGACCCCCTCCAGCCCCGGCGTGGCTGCACCCCGTGGTGCACCGTCTCCGAGGACCTCGAGCTTCTGGGGACCAAGCAGTGATGGGGCTGAGAGCCCCCGGCTGGCGTGGTGCTGGGCGAGGTGCTCAGTGGTGGGCGTGAGCATCCCCCCTGCTCTCCTGTCAGCTTCCcggctcctgcagctctgcctcgGCCAGCCAGAGACCCCCAAGGTGTCCGGTGGCCAGTTTAGTGCCTGGGGGTCACTGGCCTGGAGGTGAACCAGCCTCTCGGGGTGACCCGGGGGGTTGCTGTCACCCAGCCTGGGACAGGAGGGGGGCAGCCGGGTGCCCCGGGAGCCCCCTGGGGCttggtgctgcctcctggccccTAGATCAGCCCAGGGGGCTTCTCGATcccctgtcctgcagcaggtggggggtggcaggctttctcctgcctgcctcctgctttCTTGAACCTTCCAGCAGCCCCTTGCTGCTCCCCCACGGGTGCCTTCAGACCCCTGCCTATGTCACCCTGCCTGTCACCTTGCCTTCCCCCACACCTctggggccaggcaggggagCTCCCGCACACTGCAGGggtgaaggcaaaaaaaaaaaaaatggaatcaAGACCTTGATGCCGGAGAGCAGCTGGAACCGAGCCCTTCCTCGGTGGGGAGCCCATGGGGtggcccccctgccccagcccatcCTGCCTTGTGGGACCACTGTGACAGCAGCCGCGTCCCGGCCGTGCGGTACTGGGGTTGGCCGTCCCCAGGACCGCCTGTCACTAATCTCAGACTCTGTAATTAGAAGAGAGTGTCTTATTTTCTTACTAGCACTATGTCGGTCTGGCCCTGGGTTTAACCTGGGGCTGGTGTGCGACCGCTCGTCTCTCGCCGGCCGGGTCCCTGCTCTGTAGGTGACTCTCCTGGTGGCCCTGTGGCTTGGGATGGAGATGGGAGCAAATAAATGTTGGAGGAACAACCGGTCTGGGCTCCGTGTGTTCATGCTCAGAGGTGGCTTTGGAGCTGCTCCTGGCCCAGATCCCACCAGCTTTGTGGTGTGGAGCAAGGGGGGAAGGTCCCGAGCTCCTTGCTGCAGCCCCCAACCCCAgctggcggggtggggggggcgatggggctggctctgtgctggctcttctcccacctcctccagcctggccagggcccTTCAGAGGTGGCAGAGCTCACCTGATCCCAGGTGGGTGACCTGCCCCACCGGATCGTGTTCCCAGGCCCGGGGATCACCTTacggcagagctgggagccagcaccCATCTATAATTCAGCGGTGCGGGCAGTGGGATGCGGCGGGCGGGCAGGAtcagcaggcagccccaggagggCAGCCCCATGGAGAACGGCGTGGGGCAGGACCCAGGGACCCCCGAGCCACCTGCCACTGAGGGCACCGCAGCCCCCCGACCCCCCCGTGCCCGCCCCAGGCTGGTGTTTCACACGCAGCTGGCCCACGGCAGCCCCACAGGGCGCATCGAGGGCTTCACCAATGTCAAGGAGCTCTACGCCAAAATTGCGGAGGTCTTCGGCATCTCGCCCACTGAGGTGagggggctgtggctgctggggtgcggggagggggctttgcCCCCAAAAGGTGGGGCACCAACCTGGTGGCACTGTCCGTGGCCAGCCCTTCTGTGGGTCCGCAGCTCTGGGCAAATGCAGCCTCTAAAATAACCTGGAAAAGGGCATTTTAATTTCGGGGCTGTACTGTCCCCTCCGGGGAGTGGTTGTGTGgctccgtgcctcagtttccccccaGCACGTGGGCAGGGAACCAGGGCTGCCTATTCCCTGGCTAATGCCAGCAGCTGCGTAGCCTGAAGCCGAGGGAAGAGTGTACAGGGAGCGGGCAGTGCTGGGTCCCCAGGCAGACTGGGTGTCCCTAGACCCCCCAGCACCTAGACCTGGCTGGATCCACCCATGGgtggctcctgccccagcaccaccaataccccctgccctgcccgggcATCCTCAGCCCCTGATGACAGGGTTCCCCGGGGCAGATCCTCTTTTGCACGCTCAACACGCATAAAGTAGACATGCAGAAGCTGCTGGGGGGACAGATCGGCCTGGAGGACTTCATCTTTGCCCACGTCCGTGGTGAGACGAAGGAGGTGGAGGTGACCAAAACGGAGGATGCGCTTGGCCTCACCATCACGGACAATGGGGCCGGCTACGCTTTCATCAAGGTGGGCGTCACTGATGAGTTTCATCATTTCATCAAGGATGGGGCCTTGCCAGGATGCTGGGTGACATCCTTGGGGCCATCCTCCTTCCCTGACCTCCCCCCCCTTCCACCAGTTCTACCCTGGGTCCATCCAAGCCCTGCCATGGTGCAGTTTGCGGGGGGGACGGGACCTGATGGGGGGGacaccctccctccctgcttgaTCCAGTTGTTAGAGGACATGGGACCATGGCGGGGTGTTtgtgcagggtgggatgggggctAGATCTGTTGTGTCCCCCTCCGCGGTCCCCAGAGAATCAAGGAGGGGAGCATCATCAACCGCATCCAGACGGTGTGCGTGGGTGACAGCATCGAGGCCATCAATGACCACACCATCGTGGGCTGTCGTCACTACGAGGTGGCTCGGATGCTACGGGAGCTGCCCCGGGCTCAGCCCTTCACCCTCCGCCTGGTGCAGCCCAAAAAAGCCTTCGGTGGGTCAAGGGGTGTCCCCTGCTCTTGCCCTGGGGACCCCCGGGAAGCGCATGGGGAGGCTGATCCCCTGTGGCCCTCCTGCCCTGcaaccccctccccagggaccGGGTGGCCCCCAGGGTCTGCCACCCCCCTGTGTACCCCAGAGCACCCCACTCCTCAGGGGGTCCCCACACCTGCCTGTGTTCCCTGTGGGTACCCCCACTCCTTTTGGTGCAGGGGCCACGAGCACCCTGTAACTGTGTGCGTCCCCACCCTGCACCCATGGGTGTCCCTTATGTCTGCACTGCCCCTGAgcacccctgcccaggcacGGCCTgcctggcagggtgctgggacaCACGTGGTCTGGGTGGTGGTTGGGGCGGTGGGCAgtgaggggcag
This window contains:
- the GIPC3 gene encoding PDZ domain-containing protein GIPC3 translates to MRRAGRISRQPQEGSPMENGVGQDPGTPEPPATEGTAAPRPPRARPRLVFHTQLAHGSPTGRIEGFTNVKELYAKIAEVFGISPTEILFCTLNTHKVDMQKLLGGQIGLEDFIFAHVRGETKEVEVTKTEDALGLTITDNGAGYAFIKRIKEGSIINRIQTVCVGDSIEAINDHTIVGCRHYEVARMLRELPRAQPFTLRLVQPKKAFDMIGQRMRSSKSPSEGKVTSGKETLRLRAQGPAVLEEGPSPFEEEAARRVDDLLESYMGIRDSELASTMVEAAKESPSAAQLARGLDSVLGEFAFPQEFVAEVWAAVCHPKQGQE